DNA from Thiomicrorhabdus sp. Kp2:
CACAAGTATCCACTCAAGACCGCGGATTTTTATTTGGTGACGGTGTCTATGAGGTCATTCCTGTTTACCAACAAAAGCCATTTTGTTTTGAAGAACATTTACAACGTTTAAAAAATAGCTTACAGGCCACCAGCATTGCTAATCCCTTAACGGATGAAGAATGGCTAGAGATGCTGCAAACCTTAATATCCAAACATGATTGGCAAGATCAATATATCTACCTTCAAGTCACTCGTGGTGTGCAGATGCAACGTGACCATATGCCCGCTGACTGTTTAGCACCGACTATCTATGCTTATACAAACCCTCTGAAGCCCGTAGCGCCTAACATTATTGAAAACGGCATTAAAGTCATTACATTAGAAGATATTCGCTGGTTACGTTGTGACATTAAAGCTATTACTCTGTTACCCAATGTAATGATGAAGTTAGCGGTTAAAGCACAAGGTGCCGATGATGCTGTGTTAATCACCAAACAAGGCCTTGTTTCTGAAGGCACAGCAAGCAATGCTTTTATTGTTAAGGATGGTGTATTAATCACTCCTCCAAACAGCCATAAAATCTTACCAGGCATTACTCGATTGGTGATTGAATCCATTGCTAAGCAATTTAAAATTCCGCTGGTAGAGCGTGATGTTACTGAAGAAGAATTGAATAATGCCGATGAGATTT
Protein-coding regions in this window:
- a CDS encoding D-amino acid aminotransferase; the encoded protein is MTDTLNQQIVYLNGNYLPITESQVSTQDRGFLFGDGVYEVIPVYQQKPFCFEEHLQRLKNSLQATSIANPLTDEEWLEMLQTLISKHDWQDQYIYLQVTRGVQMQRDHMPADCLAPTIYAYTNPLKPVAPNIIENGIKVITLEDIRWLRCDIKAITLLPNVMMKLAVKAQGADDAVLITKQGLVSEGTASNAFIVKDGVLITPPNSHKILPGITRLVIESIAKQFKIPLVERDVTEEELNNADEIWLSSSTKEALPVTQINNKPVGTGKPGALWLKMREHYQQHKQKFIETYQ